The DNA region AAATTGGGATTTGACAAATGGTGACGACTTGATTGAAAGCAACAACGAAATACCGCCGAAATTTAAATTGAAAGACAAGTGGAAACTGGCATTGTATATTTCAAGATTGCCATGTGGTGATGCGAGTATGGATTTCCTGAACGATAATTGCAGaagtgatgatgattttCTCGAAATAgatgataatgatatatTTCAATACGTTAATCCTAATGTAAAGACAATATTAAGAGGGCGTTTGAATTTCAACAGGAAAAATGTTGTTAGAACGAAACCAGGAAGATATGATTCTAATATCACTTTATCCAAATCTTGCTCTGACAAATTATTGATGAGACAATTGTCGTCGATATTGAATTCACTAAACTCCGCATTATTTGCGCAACCTGTGTTCTTAAGGTATATAGTGATTCCTGGTTTAGATGACAAGACAAGGCACACTTTAGAGCAATCATTTCATAATCGTTTACCCTCTTGCAGCCATCAATTCGAGTTCTTAAACTGCGACACGCCGTTTTATGATGATAAGAAGAATGAGAATAGTGTTCCTAGCTTAATGTGTAGTACTAAGCTCTTCATGGACGACTCCACCATTGAAGAAGCTATCCTCAATGGAATGAAGAATGGTTTTTATACCAAACCGTGCAAACCACTAAGGAAACATTGTGAATCACACCTGAGCAGATTTGCACAATGGGAATTATTCACTCAGATAAGACCCGAATATAAGGACACGAGCTACTTGCAATTCAAGTCTCGACAAACAGAGCGAGACCGATTGATCACCTCAATAAAGAATGTCTTATCTCCCGATGGCTGGATTCCCACCAAAACAGATGATGTAAAGTGATACATGCATAAATGCACATATAAGCTTGAATGATCTTCAAAAGGAATACATATATAACGTAGAAAAGATTTATATACCCAAAGTGTAGTTATATTCATTTATCTTACCTCCTTTCTAGCACTGGCATTGCTTATTTTATCAGTTTTTatcatcgtcttcgtcatcatccGAGGGACCATCATCTATAATTTCCTCGctttcatctttatcaGCCAATCCGTTATTACTATCAATGGCCAATTCAGCACCCTGTAAAAGATCAATCAATTCATCTAATTCGTCACCGTGGACCAAATCGATAGGTTTTTGATTGTTGTAATTTTTGATCCTAGGGTCGGCACCCACTTCAATAAGATTTCTGGCAATAAATGTCCCATGCTCAGGCTCTTCTTGACTATATTTAACTGTAACGTGTAGTGGAGTGTCGCCATCAACATCGTTTTGAGGATCTATCTCGATCCCACCGTCTTGGTCGAGAATCTTGTCAAGAACTTCCCAGGACCCATATTTACAACATAAATGCAACGCCGTGTTCCCCAAGGGTTCTTTGGACTCATTGATAAGCTTCGCAATCTTCTCAGGATCATCATCCAAGCTATCAAATACAGTTTCTAGTAAATCCAAATTATTTCTTCTGGCTGCGTCTAGCAGTTGCTCACTTAAAGAAGCCCCTTCAGTATCCATGACAAAAATGGAAGCCAATGTGTTTCGACTCAGTTCACGAATCTGTTCTTTTACCAggtgaaatgaaaaatctcTTAGACCCCTATAACAAAGTCTTAACCAACCTTTTGTTTAATTAACGCGTTATAGCTCAAtagataatgaaaaaaaaaatatgtatacTGGCTTGTGTATTCACAGACTTTGAAGTCTATAGGCAATATTAGGGTAGTATCGGCAGCCCAAAATGGATATCAGTCATTTAATAACAGGTGCACAATCATCTGATAACCACACTAGAGAGTCTGCTGAGGCACAGCTATTACAATGGTGCGATTCAGATGCCTCTCAAGTGTTCACATCATTGGCAAACGTGGCCTTGCATCACCAAACTTCTCTACAGTCGAGGCAATTTGCGTTGTTGTCCTTAAGGAAACTGATAACCATGTATTGGAGCCCTGGATTTGAATCCTACCGTTCTACTTCGAACGTTGATTTGAATGTCAAAGAGTTCATTCGCGAGGCTTTACTGAAATTATGCTTGAATGCCAATGAAAATACTAAGATCAAAAACGGCGCTTCTTACTGCATTGTCCAAATATCAGCTGTTGATTTTCCGGATCAATGGCCACAACTTTTAACTGTCATTTACGATGCTATCTCACAGCAGTACTCACTAAATGCAATGTCTTTGTTAAATGAAATTTATGATGACGTTGTCTCTGAAGAAATGTATTTCGAAGGCGGGATTGGTTTAGAGACAGTAAcaattattttcaaagtcttgACTATGGAAACTTCCAATCTTGTAGCTAAGATTGCTGCCttaaaacttttcaaagcATGCCTTTCACAAATGAGTTCGCACGATAGACATGACGATGAATCAAGAAATAACTTTATCATCCAGTGCTTGTCTACTTCGTTACAAAGGTTAGGGCAATTATTAACCTTGGATTTGGTCAATGAAGATGTTATTTCTCAATCAAAGTTCAGATCCATAATATATGAGAATTTAGTgtttatcaaaaataactTCTCTAAAAAGCATTTCCCAAAGGAATTGCAAGTACAGTTTAAGCTTATAGCAGTCGAAGATTTAAAAAACATTGCCTTTGTGAATGTAAATGGCAATCCTactgaaaatgaagactTTCTAGAAACAGTCCAAACTTGTTCTGTTTATATTGTGGAATTCTTAACAACTGTCTGCGCGATTCCATTTACTATTGAAGAGGTGAAACTTATTATACAGTCTTTAACCACCCTATGCCGAGTGGATTACGATACAACCCAATTATGGATAGGCGATTTTAATTCCTTTGTATCCAAGGAGACCGGCTTAGCAGCATCGTATAACGTTAGGGACCAGGtttctgaattttttaCTTCATTATCAGATCCAAATTTGTCCTTAATGTttgatattgttttccaagatatcgaagaaaatattacCAATTACAAATCCTTAGAAtctcttttatatttattacAGTGTATCCTGCTTAACGATGATGAGATAACCAGCCAAAATATTACTCAATCTTCGCAATCCATGATAGAAAACTTGCGGAATGAATTAATATCACCAGAAATAGACGAATTGACGTTGGCGCGTTTAATCTTAATTATTCCCAAAGTTTTAGATAAGTTTATCGATGTCTTACCAGATATCAAATCCTTGACATCAAGCTTTTTAAAAGCAAGCTTAGATTTGGCATTAAAGTATTCTCAAGAGCTTGTTAAATCCGCTGTATTAATAGCATTTACCTACTACTGTTATTTTGCAGAGCTAAACTCGGTTCTTGGCCCAGAAGCTTGCACAgaagttcaagaaaaaataattcaaatcatcaatgAGATTAGCGAtgatgctgaagaagacacTAATGGAACCATCATGGAAGTACTGAATGAAGTGATCAGCTGTAATACCAAAGAGTCTCATCATGAGGAACAAGTTTTACAAGCAGAATTTCATTTAGTGTTTACAATTTCATCCAAGGATCCTGCCAATGTACAAGTTGTTGTCCAAAGTCAAGAATGTTTGGAGAAGCTGTTGGATAACATTACTATGGAAAATTATATGAGTTACATTGAACTGTGCCTCCCATCATTTATCAACGTCCTGGAAGCCAATAGTTCGAACAACTATAAATACTCACCATTGTTATCACTAGTCTTAGAATTCATTACTgtctttttgaagaaaaaacctATTAATGGatttttaccaaatgaaataaatcAACACTTGTTTGAACCATTAGCTAAAGTATTGGCGTACTCGactgaagatgaaacaCTGCAATTATCCACGGAGGCATTTAGCTACCTAATCTTGAACACGGATACCCAGGTTATGGAATCAAGACTAATGGATATCATGAAGGTTTTAGAAAGGTTGTTGTCTTTGGAGGTATCAGACTCGGCAGCCATGAACGTCGGGTCATTGGTGGTTACCATCTTTACAAGGTTTTCAGGAGAGATTCAACCATTGGTTGAGAGAATTCTGCAAGCCGTCGTGGTAAGATTGGTTAAAGCACAGAACATCTCCACTCAACAAAACCTGTTCTCGGTGTTGTGCTTTTTAACATGCAACGATCCTAAACAAACAGTAGATTTCTTATccagttttcaaattgataACATAGATGCTCTATCATTAGTGATGCCAAAATGGATGGAAAGCTTTGAAATCGTCAGAGGTGAAAGGagaatcaaagaaaatattattgCCTTGATCAAACTTTTCTTCCTAGACGATGCGAGGTTGCATAAACTGACGGTCAATGGCGACTTAATACCGTATGATGGCGACCTGATCATCACAAGATCAATGGCCAAGAAAATGCCAGACAAATACGTGCAAGTTCCACTCTACACCAAGATCATCaaactttttgtttccGAATTAGGAttccaaaacaaacagCCTAATCCAGAACAATTGATCACGACTGATATCACGAAAGATGCGGCAAACAACGACAACGACGACcacgatgacgacgacgatgatgattgGGAAGACGTGGACGACGTGCTAGACTACGAGAAATTAAAGGATTATATAGGCGACGACGTGGATGGAGGAGAAGAGGACGACTCTGAAGATATCACAGGGCTCATGGACGTGAAGGAATCCGTTATGGAGATTTTAGTAgggtttttcaaagaagttGCCAGCAAAGATGTTAGCGGTTTCCACTGCATCTACGAATCTCTGTCTGACAACGAACGCAAAGCCCTTTCAGAGGCTCTTTTATAGTCAATTTGGCTAGATTCTAATAGTTGTAAAATATATAGCAAGTagtatagaaaaaaaaattgcgGCGAAATAAGCGCCGTCGATAAATGGACAGAAAGGTTTAGCTCTCAAACATACTGATAAAAGAAGGTggcaaaataaaaacaatcTCAAACAATCGTATGATGGACCCATCGGATATGAACAAGATGCTAGACCAACTGGCACCTCGGGAGCAGATCAGGCCCGTGGTGAGTCGCCATAGCAAGCCTCCCGTGCTAGTATTAGATGACAGGGTAGTAGACGCCGCCACCAGGGATGTTTATGTGAACGGGTTCCAAGAAGAGGCCCAGTATCAGAATCTCACACCTGAAAACTTGCAGCATATGTTCCATCAAGGATTACAACTCCTGGACTCGGCAAGGATGATCAACGCGACGCACTTGGCACTATGGAAGCCTTCGTCTTTCAAACTGGGGAACCCAGTCGAGTTTGCCCTGGACGATAACTACGACACATTCTGGCAGAGCGATGGGGGCCAGCCGCATCAACTAGATATAATGTTCAGCAAGAGGATGGACATCTGTGTCATGGCGCTCTTCTTCTCGATGATCGCAGACGAGTCGTATGCGCCGAGCTTAGTGAAGATGTATGTGGGACACAGTCCTTCGGATGTGACGCTTTACAAAATGCTCGAAGTAAGGAACGTGAACGGATGGGTAGCATTGAGGTTTCCGGATAATCGAGATGACGACCAATTACTGAAATGCCAGTTCATAAGGCTTTTATTTCCTGTCAATCATGAAAACGGGAAAGATACTCATTTACGGGGCATAAGGCTTTACGTTCCCTCAAACGAGCCCCATCAGGAGATTCATGAGTGGGCACAGACCCTTCCAGAAACTAGCAATATGTTTCAAGATGCTATATTACGCTAATAATATACAGTTGCTAATTCGTCATATACATATTACCCTGCCGGCTGGgatgttgttttttttcactttttcagTTGCAGGGATGATggaatagaaaaaaatgtcgaACAAAGTATAAACACAAGATCAAAAGTGGCAAAGACGACCAGTATTGTTGTTGGCACTCAATTGCGGAAAAGGAGATAGCAGGATGTCCGACTTGGAGACTGTGGCTAAATTTTTGGCCGAATCAGTAGTTGCATCCACAGCTAAGGTATCCGAAAGGAATTTAAAACAGTTGGAGACGCAAGATGGGTTCGGTTTAACACTATTGCATGTTATTGCTTCCACCAACTTGCCATTGTCTACCAGATTAGCTGgtgctttgtttttcaagaactttATCAAACGGAAGTGGGTGGATGAAAACGGTAACCATTTACTACCGGCTGAGAATGTTGAACTAatcaaaaaggaaattgttCCCTTAATGATAACCTTGCCAAACAATTTGCAAGTTCAAATTGGAGAGGCGATTTCCAGTATTGCAGACTCTGATTTTCCTGACAGATGGCCTACACTTTTAAACGATTTGGCCTCCAGATTAAGTAATGATGATATGGTAACTAATAAAGGTGTTCTTACAGTGGCACATTCtatcttcaaaagatggAGACCTTTATTCAGATCGGACgaactttttttggaaataaagcttgttcttgatgtaTTCACAGCGCCACTTTTAAATTTACTGAAAACCGTTGACGAACAAATAACAGCAAACGAGAACAATAAGGCAATGTTGAATATGTTGTTTGACGTCCTACTAGTATTAATTAAACTATACTATGATTTCAATTGCCAAGACATACCGGAATTTTTCGAGGATAACATCCAGATTGGTATGGGTATCTTTCATAAATATTTATCATATTCAAATCCGCTATTGGAGGATCCCGATGAAACTGAACACGCGTCTGTTTTAATAAAAGTGAAGTCTTCAATTCAAGAATTGGTACAGTTATACACAACAAGGTATGAAGACGTTTTTGGACCTATGATCAATGAGTTCATTCAAATCACCTGGAATCTTTTAACTTCAATGTCCACGCAACCAAAATATGATATTTTAGTATCCAAATCTCTGTCGTTTTTGACCGCGGTAACACGTATCCCAAAATATTTCGAAATTTTTAACAATGAATCCGCCATGAATAACATAACAGAACAGATCATTTTGCCAAATGTCACATTACGTGAAGAAGATGTCgaattatttgaagatgatcCAATTGAATACATTCGTAGAGATTTGGAAGGTTCAGATACAGACAccagaagaagagcttGTACGGACTTCTTGAAGgaattaaaggaaaaaaatgaagcaTTAGTGacaaatatatttttggcTCATATGAAGGGGTTTGTCGAACAATATATGAGTGATCCATCCAAAAACTGGAAATTTAAGGATCTCTATATTTATCTATTCACTGCACTGGCCATTAATGGGAATATTACCAATGCCGGTGTTTCATCAACTAACATTTTATTGGATGTAGTCGATTTCTTCACCAGAGAAATCGCACCTGATCTAACCTCAAACAATATTCCCCATATTATTTTGAGGGTCGATGCAATCAAATACATTTACACATTTAGAAATCAATTGAACAAGGCCCAATTGATTGAGTTGATGCCTGTTTTGGCCACTTTCCTACAAACAGATGAATACGTTGTTTATACGTATGCTGCCATTACTATCGAAAAAATTCTGACCATCAGAGAATCTAATACATCGCCTGCCTTTATTTTCCATAAAGAGGATATTTCAAGTAGTGCCGAAGTTCTTCTGAATAATCTTATTGCATTAATATTGAAACATGGTAACTCACCTGAAAAACTAGCTGAAAACGAATTTTTAATGAGGTCAATCTTTAGAGTCTTGCAGACGTCAGAGGATTCTATTCAGGCCTTATTTCCTCAATTATTGGCCCAGTTCATCGAAATTGTAACAATAATGGCCAAGAATCCATCGAATCCAAGATTTACCCATTACACTTTTGAATCCATTGGTGTCATCTTGAATTATGCCCAGAGAGAAAACTTACCAATACTCGCAGAATCCATGATGCCAACGTTTTTAACTATTCTCTCTGAAGATATTCAAGAATTCATACCatatgtttttcaaattattgCATTTGTTGTTGAGCGATCTGCAACAATCCCGGAAAGTATTAAACAATTAGCACAGCCTTTACTAGCTCCAAACGTATGGGAATTGAAGGGTAACATTCCTGCTGTGACAAGATTACTAAAGAGCTTTATAAAGACAGATTCCTCAATTTTCCCCGATTTAGTTCCAGTTTTAGGTATTTTCCAAAGGCTGATTGCATCGAAGGCTTATGAAGTTCATGGGTTTGACCTATTAGAGTACATCATGCTTTTGATTGACATGAATCGCTTAAGCCCATACATGAAGCAAATCGCAGTGTTACTATTACAAAGATTacagaattcaaaaacagaaagatACGTCAAGAAGTTAACTGTATTTTTAGGTTTAATCTCCAATAAATTGGGCTCTGATTTTGTTATCCAAttcattgatgaagtgCAAGACGGCCTTTTCCAACAAATCTGGAGtaattttattattactacATTGCCTACAATTGGTAATTTGTTAGACCGTAAAATTGCATTGATTGGTATTTTGAACATGGTTGTAAATGGtcaaatcttccaaaacaaatatcCAGCTTTAATTTCAAGTACAATGAACTCCGTTATAGAGACAGCATCGTCACAAAGTATTGCGAACTTGAAAACTGATTTCGTGGATTTAGATaatttggaagaaatcTCCACATTTGGTTCCCATTTCAGTAAATTGGTCAGTATTAGTGAAAAGCCATTCGACCCATTACCTGAAATTGATGTTAATAATGGTGTTAGACTATATGTTATTGAATTGTTGAACAAATGCAATGCCATGTCTGGGAATACATTTTTAAATACAGTTTTGCCTCAATTGACTCAAGAGAACCAAATAAAACTGAATCAACTATTGACCCGTAATTAATGCGGGGTTGGGAGGGTAGAAAATTAAATATGAATTAGAATTTtagctcttcttttctaatAGTTGTTTATACGTAGATAGagtaaacaagaaaaggaagacaGCATCTAAGTAAAATAATATCATCTCTTACTATCTTTTTCACAGGATACACGTGTACACAttaatggaaaaaaaagagtcgGTAAAGTACACATgtatataataaatacattttatttaaatTAAATAGGTCGTAGAGATACCGTATCATAAAATACAAATAGGTATTGTTGGTTGGTTTTTAAGAATGATATTAACATTGAAATATTACAGAGCTATGTCTTTTCGTCTGCCCCTGCCACGGTGGAATTAGCACGTGGTTGTTCTTGTATTATTTTAgtagtaatttttttgtcctCATGATTATCCTCAACATCGTCACTATCTcctgttttctttaatttcatgGCTTTGATTTCAGCAGCAGTTAAGAACCTCCCACCTTCACCACGAGGTCTTCGCATGGCATGCTTATGCCGAGACTCGTGCAGGTACGGCTTTCTTTCCCTTGATATTCGTAATTTTTCCTCTAGTTTGGCCCTTGCATACCGCCTTTTCAAGATTCGGTAGTATTGCTTAGCATTAACATAAAAGGGCTGCTCCGATACGGCTGTCCCTACAGTGTCATTTTGCAAGTTTGGCTGGCCCTGTGTGTATTGAGCTTGCACGACaagctgctgctgttgctgttgttgttgctgatgATGAGAAGGAGGTGGTAATGTTGCTACCGCAGCGTAACTTGTAAATTCAGCAGACACATCCGTCGAGGCGGCACTTGGTGGTGTATATTGTGGCTGCGATTCTAGCGAGTCCATAGCTCTGTTCTGCGATGCTCGTAACCTgttaaacaaaaacaaatcgTCTTCATTTGTAGTCTGTTGGTCTTCGCTTCTTCGAGACAGAGTGTTGTCCATATCCATACTCATCTCCATGGGCTTCCCCTGGAGAGAAGAGCTGCGTGAATGAGcggctgctgctgcttcaGATTGCAGATCTACTTCCAATGGATGAAATTTCGCATCCGTTTCGTCTGCAGACATGGCgttctttttcctcttccaaaagaaaaattcttcttgaaaCACAGATCCGGATAGTATAATCAGTGACAGTGAATTAAACTACGCACTAATAAGCCTCGCCCTTGCTCGGCCATCTCCATCATTTACactttatttattcattaCAGTCCCCTTGTAAGCAGGAATTAAAAGAGCGATATAAGCAGTTTCCGGGTAAGAAATCCTACGAACGACTGTAAAAGTGATATAATGGGCTATTTACATGTATTAGTTGCTAATTGTCAGGTTATTTAGATGGCTGGACAACCGATTTACGGGCCACACGGTAGAGTTCGAATAGGGCAGCTGCGGTGATCCCCTGTATCCGTCTCGCCTGGCCTATGGTTAATGGCCGGACACGGTTCAAGAGCAGTTTGCATTCGGTGGAAAGTGTGGGGATCTGGCAATAATCGTAGTCTTGCGGCAGCAGCATGTTCTCATCTGCTTGGAAGGCCTTCACGAACTGATTCTGCTTAACTATGTAAGGCTCGTACTTGCCCTGGACGTTGATCTTGGTGGCAATGTGTGCTGGGATGGCTTGAACGTCAATGGGAAGTTCTGGAACACATTCGCATAGCTTGTGTAGATCCATACCTTTGAATCTAAATAGCTCCCATGCAGATCTGTTCTCAGCCTGCGGGGCGATATTGGTATGCAGTAGGCTGGACCATTTTTGTGAGCTTAGTTTGAAGTTTTGCAGCACACGAATGGTCTCGTCGTAAAGCTGCCTATCCCTAGAGTGTTGGCTCAGGCGAGCTGGCGAAACAATTCCCAGTTGGGCTGCCAGAGGTGTCAGTCTGAAGTCCGCATTGTCGGCCCTCACACTAATTCTAAATTCAGATCTTGAAGTGAACATTCTGTATGGTTCAATGACGCCGTTATTGATCAAATCGTCGACGAGCACACCGATGTACGCCTGGGACCTCTGTAGGATCAACTGCTCCCGCGGTGGAGATGATGGTCGCGACGATAAACCTGCATTAATACCTGCGATGATCCCCTGTGCAGCGGCTTCTTCGTAGCCCGTTGTACCATTTATCTGCCCCGCCAAGAACAGTCCCTCGACCAGTTTTGTCTCCAAACTGGGTTTCAAC from Saccharomyces eubayanus strain FM1318 chromosome VII, whole genome shotgun sequence includes:
- the TAD1 gene encoding tRNA-specific adenosine deaminase produces the protein MATTDELAERISRKVIGEYSKLKAVCRPVTRPTGIREWTILAGVAAIDRDVSVDDIKVLSIATGVKALPDSELQRSGGKLLHDCHAEILALRGANTVFLNRIKNWDLTNGDDLIESNNEIPPKFKLKDKWKLALYISRLPCGDASMDFLNDNCRSDDDFLEIDDNDIFQYVNPNVKTILRGRLNFNRKNVVRTKPGRYDSNITLSKSCSDKLLMRQLSSILNSLNSALFAQPVFLRYIVIPGLDDKTRHTLEQSFHNRLPSCSHQFEFLNCDTPFYDDKKNENSVPSLMCSTKLFMDDSTIEEAILNGMKNGFYTKPCKPLRKHCESHLSRFAQWELFTQIRPEYKDTSYLQFKSRQTERDRLITSIKNVLSPDGWIPTKTDDVK
- the ANK1 gene encoding ankyrin repeat-containing protein ANK1, with the protein product MDTEGASLSEQLLDAARRNNLDLLETVFDSLDDDPEKIAKLINESKEPLGNTALHLCCKYGSWEVLDKILDQDGGIEIDPQNDVDGDTPLHVTVKYSQEEPEHGTFIARNLIEVGADPRIKNYNNQKPIDLVHGDELDELIDLLQGAELAIDSNNGLADKDESEEIIDDGPSDDDEDDDKN
- the KAP114 gene encoding karyopherin KAP114, with product MDISHLITGAQSSDNHTRESAEAQLLQWCDSDASQVFTSLANVALHHQTSLQSRQFALLSLRKLITMYWSPGFESYRSTSNVDLNVKEFIREALLKLCLNANENTKIKNGASYCIVQISAVDFPDQWPQLLTVIYDAISQQYSLNAMSLLNEIYDDVVSEEMYFEGGIGLETVTIIFKVLTMETSNLVAKIAALKLFKACLSQMSSHDRHDDESRNNFIIQCLSTSLQRLGQLLTLDLVNEDVISQSKFRSIIYENLVFIKNNFSKKHFPKELQVQFKLIAVEDLKNIAFVNVNGNPTENEDFLETVQTCSVYIVEFLTTVCAIPFTIEEVKLIIQSLTTLCRVDYDTTQLWIGDFNSFVSKETGLAASYNVRDQVSEFFTSLSDPNLSLMFDIVFQDIEENITNYKSLESLLYLLQCILLNDDEITSQNITQSSQSMIENLRNELISPEIDELTLARLILIIPKVLDKFIDVLPDIKSLTSSFLKASLDLALKYSQELVKSAVLIAFTYYCYFAELNSVLGPEACTEVQEKIIQIINEISDDAEEDTNGTIMEVLNEVISCNTKESHHEEQVLQAEFHLVFTISSKDPANVQVVVQSQECLEKLLDNITMENYMSYIELCLPSFINVLEANSSNNYKYSPLLSLVLEFITVFLKKKPINGFLPNEINQHLFEPLAKVLAYSTEDETLQLSTEAFSYLILNTDTQVMESRLMDIMKVLERLLSLEVSDSAAMNVGSLVVTIFTRFSGEIQPLVERILQAVVVRLVKAQNISTQQNLFSVLCFLTCNDPKQTVDFLSSFQIDNIDALSLVMPKWMESFEIVRGERRIKENIIALIKLFFLDDARLHKLTVNGDLIPYDGDLIITRSMAKKMPDKYVQVPLYTKIIKLFVSELGFQNKQPNPEQLITTDITKDAANNDNDDHDDDDDDDWEDVDDVLDYEKLKDYIGDDVDGGEEDDSEDITGLMDVKESVMEILVGFFKEVASKDVSGFHCIYESLSDNERKALSEALL
- the DOC1 gene encoding anaphase promoting complex subunit DOC1, giving the protein MMDPSDMNKMLDQLAPREQIRPVVSRHSKPPVLVLDDRVVDAATRDVYVNGFQEEAQYQNLTPENLQHMFHQGLQLLDSARMINATHLALWKPSSFKLGNPVEFALDDNYDTFWQSDGGQPHQLDIMFSKRMDICVMALFFSMIADESYAPSLVKMYVGHSPSDVTLYKMLEVRNVNGWVALRFPDNRDDDQLLKCQFIRLLFPVNHENGKDTHLRGIRLYVPSNEPHQEIHEWAQTLPETSNMFQDAILR
- the CSE1 gene encoding importin-alpha export receptor, encoding MSDLETVAKFLAESVVASTAKVSERNLKQLETQDGFGLTLLHVIASTNLPLSTRLAGALFFKNFIKRKWVDENGNHLLPAENVELIKKEIVPLMITLPNNLQVQIGEAISSIADSDFPDRWPTLLNDLASRLSNDDMVTNKGVLTVAHSIFKRWRPLFRSDELFLEIKLVLDVFTAPLLNLLKTVDEQITANENNKAMLNMLFDVLLVLIKLYYDFNCQDIPEFFEDNIQIGMGIFHKYLSYSNPLLEDPDETEHASVLIKVKSSIQELVQLYTTRYEDVFGPMINEFIQITWNLLTSMSTQPKYDILVSKSLSFLTAVTRIPKYFEIFNNESAMNNITEQIILPNVTLREEDVELFEDDPIEYIRRDLEGSDTDTRRRACTDFLKELKEKNEALVTNIFLAHMKGFVEQYMSDPSKNWKFKDLYIYLFTALAINGNITNAGVSSTNILLDVVDFFTREIAPDLTSNNIPHIILRVDAIKYIYTFRNQLNKAQLIELMPVLATFLQTDEYVVYTYAAITIEKILTIRESNTSPAFIFHKEDISSSAEVLLNNLIALILKHGNSPEKLAENEFLMRSIFRVLQTSEDSIQALFPQLLAQFIEIVTIMAKNPSNPRFTHYTFESIGVILNYAQRENLPILAESMMPTFLTILSEDIQEFIPYVFQIIAFVVERSATIPESIKQLAQPLLAPNVWELKGNIPAVTRLLKSFIKTDSSIFPDLVPVLGIFQRLIASKAYEVHGFDLLEYIMLLIDMNRLSPYMKQIAVLLLQRLQNSKTERYVKKLTVFLGLISNKLGSDFVIQFIDEVQDGLFQQIWSNFIITTLPTIGNLLDRKIALIGILNMVVNGQIFQNKYPALISSTMNSVIETASSQSIANLKTDFVDLDNLEEISTFGSHFSKLVSISEKPFDPLPEIDVNNGVRLYVIELLNKCNAMSGNTFLNTVLPQLTQENQIKLNQLLTRN
- the HAP2 gene encoding transcription activator HAP2 — translated: MSADETDAKFHPLEVDLQSEAAAAAHSRSSSLQGKPMEMSMDMDNTLSRRSEDQQTTNEDDLFLFNRLRASQNRAMDSLESQPQYTPPSAASTDVSAEFTSYAAVATLPPPSHHQQQQQQQQQLVVQAQYTQGQPNLQNDTVGTAVSEQPFYVNAKQYYRILKRRYARAKLEEKLRISRERKPYLHESRHKHAMRRPRGEGGRFLTAAEIKAMKLKKTGDSDDVEDNHEDKKITTKIIQEQPRANSTVAGADEKT